The Hippoglossus stenolepis isolate QCI-W04-F060 chromosome 11, HSTE1.2, whole genome shotgun sequence genome includes a window with the following:
- the guk1a gene encoding guanylate kinase yields MYMRFSSRLLSAMAGPRPVVFSGPSGAGKSTLLKKLMKEYDSVFGFSVSHTTRKPRPGEKNGKDYHYVTREIMQASIDKGDFMENAEFSGNMYGTSKAAVQDVQAKNLICILDIDMQGVRNIKGTDLNPMYISIQPPSMAVLEKRLRDRKTETEETLQRRLHAAVVDMELGKEPGLFDVIIVNDNLEDAYGHLKQALLEEINKVKKISMSS; encoded by the exons ATGTACATGCGGTTTTCCTCCAGGTTGCTGTCAG CTATGGCTGGACCCAGGCCTGTGGTGTTCAGCGGCCCGTCAGGAGCAGGGAAGAGCACCCTGCTGAAGAAGCTCATGAAGGAATATGACAGCGTCTTTGGCTTCAGCGTATCGC ATACAACTCGAAAACCTCGACCTGGAGAAAAAAATGGCAAAG ATTACCATTATGTTACTCGGGAGATAATGCAGGCCAGCATCGACAAAGGCGATTTCATGGAGAACGCAGAGTTTTCCGGCAACATGTACGGGACGAGTAAAGCGGCTGTGCAAGACGTCCAGGCCAAGAACCTCATCTGTATACTTGACATAGACATGCAGGGCGTGAGGAACATTAAAGGCACCGACCTGAATCCCATGTACATCTCCATCCAGCCCCCATCCATGGCAGTCTTG GAAAAGCGTCTAAGAGACAGAAAAACCGAGACAGAGGAGACCCTCCAAAGGCGTCTGCATGCAGCCGTGGTGGATATGGAGTTAG GCAAAGAACCTGGTTTGTTTGATGTGATAATTGTCAACGATAATTTGGAGGATGCTTACGGGCATTTAAAACAGGCTCTTCTCGAG GAAATTAATAAGGTGAAGAAGATCAGCATGTCCTCGTAG
- the c11h1orf35 gene encoding multiple myeloma tumor-associated protein 2 — MFGASRSGGSRGGQDNFNWDDVKVDKHRENYLGNSLMAPVGRWQKGKDLSWYSKDKKTGEALSKQEELAAVKAAEHEALMAALGHKNIKRQPTGLTKEDLVDVCRREEVDGEERDVDRVSGLGSSSIGARKMVLSDKEKEAVKMGLAVFTHHKTEGRLESTTTTTSEIVGKEEKEERHETKKKKKEKKSKKEKKSKKEKKKKRERRDSSSSESDDDRKRHRKDHHHHNPSYHSQSGARPHDSHSRGGAKAEREPSHPYHRQRRHDTDSSDGGSPVPRNPASHKMAPAGATQSHRRRHDTDSDN; from the exons ATGTTTGGAGCGTCGAGGTCCGGAGGGTCCCGCGGGGGACAGGACAACTTCAACTGGGACGACGTGAAAGTcgataaacacagagagaactACCTGG GGAACTCTTTGATGGCCCCAGTAGGACGATGGCAAAAAGGCAAAGACCTGTCGTGGtattcaaaagacaaaaaaaccgGCGAAGCTTTGTCCAAACAGGAAGAACTTGCTGCGGTCAAGGCTGCAGAGCATGAGGCACTGATGGCTGCCCT AGGGCACAAGAATATAAAGAGACAACCAACTGGCCTGACCAAAGAG GATCTTGTAGATGTTTGCAGGAGGGAAGAGGTTGACGGTGAGGAGAGGGATGTAGACCGTGTGTCAGGCTTGGGAAGCTCCAG CATAGGGGCAAGGAAAATGGTGCTCTCCGATAAAGAAAAGGAGGCTGTTAAAATGGGCTTAGCAGTCTTTACG CACCACAAGACTGAGGGTCGTCTAGaatctacaacaacaacaacatctgaGATTgtaggaaaagaagaaaaagaagaacg tcatgagaccaaaaagaaaaagaaggagaaaaagagcaagaaggagaaaaagagcaagaaggaaaagaagaagaagagggaaagaagagaCTCGTCGTCCTCAGAGTCCGATGATGACAGGAAGAG GCACAGAAAGGACCACCATCATCATAATCCATCATACCACAGTCAGAGTGGAGCCAGACCCCATGACAGCCATTCAAGGGGGGGAGCAAAAGCCGAGCGAGAGCCCTCCCACCCCTATCATCGACAGCGGCGGCATGACACAGACTCCTCCGACGGGGGGTCTCCTGTCCCCCGTAACCCTGCCAGCCACAAGATGGCCCCTGCTGGTGCAACACAAAGCCACAGGCGGCGCCACGACACAGACTCGGACAACTAA
- the arf1 gene encoding ADP-ribosylation factor 1, whose protein sequence is MGNIFKLFAKFGQKEMRILMVGLDAAGKTTILYKLKLGEVVTTIPTIGFNVETVEYKNINFTVWDVGGQDKIRPLWRHYFQNTQGLIFVVDSNDRERCGEAREELLRMLAEEDLRDAVILVFANKQDLPNAMNAAELTDKMNLHSLRNRRWYIQATCATTGDGLFEGLEWLSSQLKNNS, encoded by the exons ATGGGGAATATTTTTAAGCTATTTGCTAAGTTTGGGCAGAAGGAGATGAGGATCCTCATGGTGGGTCTGGATGCTGCTGGAAAGACCACAATTCTGTACAAGCTCAAACTTGGAGAGGTTGTGACTACCATCCCCACGATAG GTTTTAATGTAGAGACAGTGGAGTACAAGAACATCAATTTCACAGTGTGGGATGTTGGTGGGCAAGACAAAATTCGACCGCTGTGGCGTCATTACTTCCAGAACACACAGG GCCTCATCTTCGTTGTGGACAGCAACGACAGAGAGCGATGTGGGGAGGCTCGGGAAGAGCTCTTACGAATGTTGGCAGAGGAAGACCTGCGCGATGCTGTGATCTTAGTctttgcaaacaaacaa gaCCTTCCAAATGCGATGAACGCTGCAGAACTCACAGACAAGATGAATCTTCACTCCCTCAGAAACAGACGCTGGTACATCCAGGCAACCTGTGCCACCACCGGAGATGGTCTCTTCGAAGGACTGGAGTGGTTGTCAAGTCAGCTCAAGAACAATTCATAA